A single region of the Populus nigra chromosome 2, ddPopNigr1.1, whole genome shotgun sequence genome encodes:
- the LOC133681966 gene encoding probable serine/threonine-protein kinase PBL7, translating to METENDEYGRQERIALVAIVVVASLTVASLLVAFSYYCYIRNKLSKRLKNHSREGYEDKGCFTDLEVVAGKGLNVFTFKQLHSATGGFSKSNVVGHGGFGLVYRGVLSDGRKVAIKLMDQAGKQGEDEFKVEVELLSHLHSPYLLALLGYCSGDNHKVLVYEFMPNGGLQEHLHRITSSNTVSISLDWETRLRIALEAAKGLEYLHEHVNPPVIHRDFKSSNILLDRNLHAKVSDFGLAKLGPDKAGGHVSTRVLGTQGYIAPEYALTGHLTTKSDVYSYGVVLLELLTGRVPVDIKRPAGEGVLVSWALPRLTDREKVVEIMDPSLEGQYSMKEVIQVAAIAAMCVQPEADYRPLMADVVQSLVPLVKTQRSTSKVGSCSNIHADRCHTPQDLVEKT from the exons ATGGAAACAGAGAATGATGAGTATGGAAGGCAAGAGCGCATTGCTCTGGTGGCTATTGTGGTGGTGGCTTCACTGACAGTGGCTTCCCTGCTGGTTGCATTTAGTTATTATTGCTATATACGTAACAAGCTCTCCAAACGCCTTAAAAACCACAGCA GGGAAGGGTATGAGGACAAAGGTTGCTTTACAGATCTCGAAGTTGTTGCTGGGAAAGGCCTTAACGTGTTCACATTTAAGCAATTGCATTCAGCTACTGGTGGTTTCAGCAAGTCGAATGTGGTTGGGCATGGTGGGTTTGGATTAGTGTATCGTGGAGTCCTTAGCGATGGAAGGAAAGTTGCAATTAAGTTAATGGACCAAGCAGGGAAGCAGGGGGAAGATGAATTTAAAGTGGAg gTGGAATTGCTGAGCCACCTGCATTCTCCTTATCTGCTGGCATTGCTTGGGTATTGTTCAGGTGACAATCATAAAGTGCTGGTGTATGAGTTCATGCCAAATGGTGGTCTACAAGAACATTTGCATCGTATCACTA GTTCCAATACTGTTTCCATAAGTTTGGACTGGGAAACACGTTTGAGAATTGCCCTCGAAGCTGCTAAGGGTTTGGAATATCTCCATGAGCATGTTAATCCTCCAGTGATTCACAGAGATTTTAAAAGCAGCAACATCCTCCTGGACAGAAATTTACACGCCAAAGTTTCTGATTTTGGATTGGCCAAGCTTGGACCTGACAAGGCTGGTGGGCATGTTTCTACTAGAGTGCTGGGCACCCAGGGTTATATTGCCCCTGA GTACGCATTAACTGGCCATTTGACAACAAAATCAGATGTCTACAGTTACGGGGTTGTTCTCTTGGAATTGCTTACTGGCAGAGTTCCAGTCGATATTAAGCGACCTGCTGGGGAAGGAGTTCTGGTATCTTGG GCACTGCCACGGTTGACAGATAGAGAGAAGGTTGTGGAAATTATGGATCCGTCATTGGAGGGTCAGTATTCAATGAAAGAGGTTATTCAAGTGGCAGCAATTGCTGCAATGTGTGTGCAACCAGAGGCAGATTACAGACCGTTGATGGCAGATGTTGTGCAGTCACTTGTACCACTGGTAAAAACGCAGCGGTCAACTTCGAAGGTAGGAAGCTGCTCGAATATCCATGCAGACCGGTGTCACACGCCGCAAGACTTGGTAGAGAAAACATGA